A window of Myxococcales bacterium contains these coding sequences:
- a CDS encoding alpha/beta hydrolase, translating to MGEKLELAIAILNGAVGDYLAKTENGLRTEMSLVRGGAIVPVDRASLAAAVEAPSAHVVVFLHGLMCTETIWNYPGTSSGYPELLERDRAVTSLTVRYNTGLSIPENGALFDGLLRGLVEAYPVPITTITIVGYSMGGLVARAAFHTAASAGESPWLPRIVRAIYVGTPHRGAPLERVGRAVTKLLEAIPDPVTRLVGELAELRSAGVKDLGDADLRAEDRAKTSLRLTSAEHPVPLLDGMRHHLIVGTLTRDGSFPELFGDAIVPVSSASFTGAHGPIASVRVCHGLSHTDLPHHGDVYAALLEAFDAPERESR from the coding sequence GTGGGGGAGAAGCTCGAGCTCGCGATCGCGATCCTGAACGGCGCGGTGGGGGACTATCTCGCGAAGACCGAAAACGGTCTCCGCACCGAGATGTCCCTCGTGCGCGGGGGCGCGATCGTGCCCGTCGATCGGGCGTCGCTCGCCGCGGCCGTCGAGGCCCCGAGCGCGCACGTGGTCGTGTTCCTGCACGGCCTCATGTGCACCGAGACGATCTGGAATTACCCTGGAACATCCAGCGGTTATCCCGAGCTGCTCGAACGTGACCGGGCGGTCACCTCGCTCACCGTGCGGTACAACACGGGCCTCTCGATCCCCGAGAACGGCGCGCTCTTCGACGGCCTCCTCCGTGGCCTCGTCGAGGCCTACCCCGTGCCCATCACGACGATCACGATCGTGGGCTACAGCATGGGGGGCCTCGTCGCGCGCGCGGCATTTCATACCGCCGCGAGCGCCGGAGAGAGCCCTTGGCTCCCTCGGATCGTGCGCGCCATCTACGTGGGCACGCCGCATCGTGGCGCGCCGCTCGAGCGTGTGGGGCGCGCCGTGACGAAGCTCCTCGAGGCCATCCCGGATCCCGTCACGCGCCTCGTGGGCGAGCTCGCCGAGCTGCGCAGCGCCGGCGTGAAGGATCTCGGCGACGCCGATCTACGCGCCGAGGACCGCGCGAAGACATCCCTCCGCCTCACGTCGGCCGAGCACCCCGTGCCGCTCCTCGACGGCATGCGGCACCACCTGATCGTGGGCACCCTCACGCGCGATGGCAGCTTCCCCGAGCTCTTCGGCGACGCCATCGTGCCCGTGTCGAGCGCGTCGTTCACCGGCGCGCACGGCCCCATCGCGTCGGTGCGCGTGTGCCATGGGCTCTCCCACACCGACCTGCCGCACCACGGCGACGTCTATGCCGCCCTCCTCGAGGCGTTCGATGCGCCGGAAAGAGAATCGCGATGA
- a CDS encoding protein kinase produces MAPPDPFGLVGQVLDGQFRVDRFIGEGGFSVVYAGHHLGLSEPIAIKCMKLPPQLSSQLIETFVQRFRDESRLHYKLSQGNLYIARTMAAGTTVSPVTRALVPYMVLEWLDGHSLASELERDPRQRPLSEVVPLFDTAVDALSFAQSQGVVHRDLNPGNFFLTKTASGTKLKVLDFGVAKVLDESRLEIGPRVQTMGKIRIFAPAYGAPEQFDDTLGPIGPATDVYALALVVLEALSGKTVMTGEHLGDFAMAALDPVKRPSPKGVGVVVSPDVESVFARALAVSPRDRWPTVRDFWTALRLASRLGGAAEAGRGPETMLLATMPLDGGAQDDPTTVDVLPEEPSPATQRLGAANLASAVPVPSGQGVAVAPPVVPSADPLASTVAPVASLADPLASTASPLGASAGPVVSLADPLASTASPLGKAPNPLAATVALAAPIAVEKAPPSPAPAPPKGDRSQLVTLAMTTRPSLPGDERISALPPSPPVPAKPGPGLSSTVVMAELPLPPRERPSFVPDGRVSSVPHGAPSPPDPGGMGHERVSAIPGERVSAIPGERVSAVPGAPPARPVFAPDDSPVSAPTTRGSYVGLGVAAAVVVLVVGGLGLYAVFGRGAPTPAPPSASVAPPPAPSTSSADAPPPSPSSSPTSAPAPSVSSSAAAEAPPSATPEPSPAAPTPASPSAAVPTKPPSTAPTPQPTPQPSTPATPGAFDRALAQKKLDQANGVLVACKAPDGPNGKGSASVTFAPSGAVTAVGLTVPFEGTKVGACVRGQLLRVKTTPYVGGPETMAYVFTVPK; encoded by the coding sequence GTGGCTCCGCCCGATCCGTTCGGCCTCGTAGGTCAGGTCCTCGATGGCCAGTTCCGCGTCGATCGTTTCATCGGCGAGGGCGGGTTCAGCGTGGTGTACGCGGGCCACCACCTCGGGCTCTCGGAGCCCATCGCCATCAAGTGCATGAAGCTGCCCCCGCAGCTCAGCTCGCAGCTCATCGAGACGTTCGTCCAGAGGTTCCGCGACGAGAGCCGGCTCCACTACAAGCTCTCGCAAGGGAACTTGTACATTGCACGCACCATGGCGGCGGGCACCACGGTGTCTCCGGTCACGCGCGCCCTCGTGCCGTACATGGTCCTCGAGTGGCTCGACGGGCACTCGCTCGCGTCCGAGCTCGAGCGGGATCCGAGGCAGCGCCCGCTCTCGGAGGTCGTCCCGCTCTTCGACACGGCGGTCGACGCGCTGTCGTTCGCGCAGTCGCAGGGGGTCGTCCACCGCGATCTCAACCCCGGGAATTTCTTCCTCACGAAGACGGCCTCGGGGACGAAGCTCAAGGTGCTCGATTTCGGCGTCGCCAAGGTGCTCGACGAGTCGCGCCTCGAGATCGGCCCTCGTGTGCAGACCATGGGGAAGATCCGCATCTTCGCCCCGGCGTACGGCGCGCCCGAGCAGTTCGACGACACGCTCGGCCCGATCGGCCCCGCGACCGACGTGTACGCCCTCGCGCTCGTCGTGCTCGAGGCGCTCTCGGGAAAGACGGTCATGACCGGCGAGCACCTCGGCGATTTCGCGATGGCCGCGCTCGATCCGGTGAAGCGCCCGTCCCCCAAGGGCGTCGGGGTGGTCGTCTCGCCCGACGTCGAGTCCGTCTTCGCGCGGGCGCTCGCGGTGAGCCCGCGGGATCGCTGGCCCACGGTCCGAGATTTCTGGACCGCGCTCCGGTTGGCCTCGCGGCTCGGCGGCGCGGCCGAGGCGGGGCGCGGCCCGGAGACGATGCTGCTCGCCACCATGCCCCTCGATGGCGGCGCACAGGACGATCCCACCACGGTCGACGTGCTCCCCGAAGAGCCCTCTCCGGCGACCCAGCGCCTCGGCGCGGCGAACCTGGCGAGCGCGGTCCCTGTCCCCTCGGGGCAGGGCGTCGCCGTTGCGCCTCCGGTCGTGCCTTCGGCCGACCCGCTCGCGTCGACGGTCGCTCCGGTCGCGTCGTTGGCGGATCCGCTCGCGTCCACGGCGTCTCCGCTCGGCGCCTCGGCGGGGCCGGTCGTGTCCTTGGCGGACCCGCTCGCGTCCACGGCGTCCCCGCTCGGGAAGGCTCCGAACCCGCTCGCCGCGACGGTGGCCCTCGCCGCGCCCATCGCCGTGGAGAAGGCCCCCCCGTCGCCCGCCCCCGCGCCGCCGAAGGGCGATCGCTCTCAGCTCGTGACGCTCGCGATGACGACACGCCCGAGCCTCCCGGGCGACGAGCGCATCTCGGCCCTCCCGCCTTCGCCTCCCGTCCCCGCCAAACCCGGCCCCGGGCTCTCGTCGACGGTGGTGATGGCCGAGCTGCCGCTCCCACCGCGGGAGCGGCCGTCGTTCGTCCCGGACGGGCGCGTCTCGAGTGTGCCGCACGGCGCTCCGTCGCCGCCCGATCCTGGGGGCATGGGGCACGAGCGTGTGTCGGCGATCCCGGGAGAGCGTGTGTCGGCGATCCCCGGGGAGCGTGTGTCGGCCGTCCCCGGAGCGCCGCCTGCTCGCCCCGTCTTCGCGCCGGACGACTCGCCCGTCTCGGCGCCGACCACGCGGGGAAGCTACGTGGGGCTCGGGGTCGCCGCGGCGGTCGTCGTGCTCGTCGTCGGAGGTCTCGGTCTCTATGCCGTCTTCGGGCGAGGAGCGCCTACGCCCGCGCCGCCCTCGGCGTCCGTGGCCCCCCCGCCGGCCCCCTCGACGTCCTCGGCCGACGCTCCCCCGCCATCGCCCTCGTCGTCGCCAACGTCTGCGCCGGCCCCGTCCGTCTCCTCGAGCGCCGCCGCCGAGGCTCCGCCCTCCGCGACGCCCGAGCCGTCTCCGGCCGCCCCCACTCCTGCCTCGCCGTCTGCGGCGGTGCCCACGAAGCCGCCGAGCACGGCGCCCACGCCCCAGCCCACGCCTCAGCCCTCGACGCCGGCCACGCCTGGCGCGTTCGACCGCGCGCTCGCGCAGAAGAAGCTCGATCAGGCGAACGGCGTTCTCGTCGCGTGCAAGGCGCCGGACGGGCCGAACGGAAAGGGGAGCGCGAGCGTCACGTTCGCGCCGTCGGGGGCGGTCACCGCCGTCGGGCTGACCGTGCCCTTCGAGGGCACCAAGGTCGGCGCGTGCGTGCGTGGGCAGCTCCTGCGCGTCAAGACGACGCCGTACGTGGGCGGCCCCGAGACCATGGCCTACGTGTTCACCGTGCCGAAGTAG
- a CDS encoding PPC domain-containing protein, with product MRFRKLAALLPALVLFACGGASDEGDEPSKSEDDFTSNQATLLDFDFDGEVVATDVFSPESLINDQMLYTIGHLNGSNAVGRLDRLVLSNVQKTPVDGGKTKITYHAKLPVAWGQKETFPPTYELSLPRDASFEGQEAFTKAYMRACVDFGAHDVDAGSMWYYYRPARSGCQLKAEDIVKTTAKVTPSLENSTGKYPEYTKVWEDGELNVVSIFGKYEDGKTSGDAGIDAYNTFLRTMRAALGANVVSTPAEVPQNPGVSLPDVTFSATLPDGKKVNVTALLVDNVRTADQKFNERYNQLSTNADVIAYNGHAGLGQNVRALAQKGTWKAGKYVIVFMNGCDTFAYVDGSLAQTRARVNPDDPTGTKYMEFVTNALPAFFHSMSNATSTLVKGLMRHDSPMTYEQIFEGIDDSQVVVVTGEEDNVFTPNAAPPPATWQGVKARVDELKRGVTRSFDTGVVQPGRYEFTIAGTGDADLYVKVGKEATTRIYDCRPFKSGSNETCTVEVKAPANVSVLVRGYAATSAFDYEAKKL from the coding sequence ATGCGCTTCCGTAAGCTCGCCGCTCTCCTCCCCGCTCTCGTCCTCTTCGCCTGTGGTGGCGCGTCCGACGAAGGCGACGAGCCCTCGAAGTCGGAGGACGACTTCACGAGCAACCAGGCCACCCTGCTCGACTTCGACTTCGACGGCGAGGTCGTGGCGACCGACGTGTTCTCGCCCGAGTCGCTCATCAACGACCAGATGCTCTACACGATCGGGCACCTGAACGGCTCGAACGCCGTGGGCCGCCTCGACCGCCTCGTGCTCTCGAACGTCCAGAAGACACCCGTCGACGGCGGCAAGACCAAGATCACCTACCACGCGAAGCTGCCGGTCGCGTGGGGCCAAAAAGAGACCTTCCCCCCGACCTACGAGCTGTCGCTCCCGCGCGACGCGAGCTTCGAGGGCCAAGAGGCGTTCACGAAGGCGTACATGCGCGCGTGCGTCGACTTCGGCGCGCACGACGTCGACGCCGGGAGCATGTGGTACTACTACCGCCCCGCGCGGAGCGGCTGCCAGCTCAAGGCCGAGGACATCGTCAAGACCACCGCCAAGGTGACCCCCTCGCTCGAGAACTCCACCGGCAAGTACCCCGAGTACACCAAGGTCTGGGAGGACGGCGAGCTCAACGTCGTCTCGATCTTCGGCAAATACGAGGACGGGAAGACCTCCGGCGACGCGGGCATCGACGCGTACAACACCTTCCTCCGCACGATGCGCGCGGCGCTCGGCGCGAACGTCGTCTCGACGCCCGCCGAGGTCCCCCAGAACCCGGGCGTCTCGCTCCCCGACGTGACCTTCTCGGCCACCCTCCCCGACGGCAAGAAGGTGAACGTCACCGCGCTCCTCGTGGACAACGTGCGGACCGCCGATCAGAAGTTCAACGAGCGCTACAACCAGCTCTCCACGAACGCCGACGTCATCGCTTACAACGGCCACGCGGGCCTCGGACAGAACGTGCGCGCCCTCGCCCAGAAGGGCACGTGGAAGGCGGGCAAGTACGTCATCGTGTTCATGAACGGCTGCGACACGTTCGCCTACGTCGACGGCTCGCTCGCCCAGACGCGCGCCCGCGTGAACCCGGACGACCCGACCGGCACGAAGTACATGGAGTTCGTGACGAACGCGCTCCCGGCGTTCTTCCACTCGATGTCGAACGCCACGTCGACGCTGGTGAAGGGCCTCATGCGGCACGACTCGCCCATGACGTACGAGCAGATCTTCGAGGGCATCGACGACTCGCAGGTCGTCGTGGTGACCGGCGAAGAGGACAACGTGTTCACGCCGAACGCCGCTCCCCCGCCCGCCACGTGGCAAGGCGTGAAGGCGCGCGTCGACGAGCTGAAGCGCGGCGTGACCCGCAGCTTCGACACGGGCGTCGTCCAACCCGGGCGCTACGAGTTCACGATCGCCGGCACCGGCGACGCGGACCTGTACGTCAAGGTGGGCAAGGAAGCGACGACCCGCATCTACGACTGCCGCCCCTTCAAGAGCGGCTCGAACGAGACGTGCACGGTCGAGGTGAAGGCCCCGGCGAACGTCAGCGTGCTCGTGCGTGGCTACGCGGCGACCTCGGCGTTCGACTACGAGGCGAAGAAGCTCTGA
- a CDS encoding glycoside hydrolase family 44 protein translates to MKKAKVVGIAFVLVVVASGAAYFATRPKIPPVPVAEGGPRPPGVSPTTSGKMRVLCTEPGTPISPRIYGIAFADAPKELGATQHRWGGNTTTRYNPELGNAWNTASDWFFQNVKIDSTETFLDKAEKSGGSAAVTVPMLGWVAKDTTSYSFPVAEYGNQAKVDPEDEKKDKGNGQTSSGVELSADPARANVKSTPEMVGAWVKRLLEADKKAGKRRVKQWLLDNEPALWNSTHRDVHPWPVTYDELLEKSLAYAKAVREADPEGEIAGPSAWGWPEYFYSAKDAKEGFFWAPDRKAHGGEPLLAWYLRKMREAGEKDKKRYLDVLDVHFYPQGENIQNRDMSGGEDPFTVQKRFRATRALWDKSYVDESYIKDRIYLIPRMKEIIAEAYPGTKLQVGEWNFGAEGHVSSALAIAETFGRFAEFGVDSAFYWQAPKKEQPAFQGFLAYRNYDGKGARFLDELVKSESFHGTSLFVSRDPKTKAMVAIVLNFEADKEIDATLEWSGCGGAAIKRKFVYAGKGGFTEEKATGDATALKLPPYSITVLELGGS, encoded by the coding sequence ATGAAAAAAGCCAAGGTCGTCGGCATCGCGTTCGTGCTCGTCGTGGTCGCATCCGGGGCCGCGTACTTCGCCACCCGTCCCAAGATCCCACCCGTCCCCGTGGCCGAGGGTGGCCCGCGCCCGCCCGGCGTCTCGCCGACGACGTCCGGGAAAATGCGTGTACTGTGCACCGAGCCCGGGACGCCCATCAGCCCGCGCATCTACGGCATCGCCTTCGCCGACGCCCCCAAGGAGCTCGGCGCCACGCAGCACAGGTGGGGCGGCAACACGACGACGCGCTACAACCCGGAGCTCGGGAACGCGTGGAACACGGCCTCGGACTGGTTCTTCCAGAACGTGAAGATCGACAGCACCGAGACCTTCCTCGACAAGGCGGAGAAGTCGGGCGGGAGCGCGGCCGTCACGGTGCCCATGCTCGGCTGGGTCGCGAAGGACACGACCTCGTACTCGTTCCCCGTGGCCGAGTACGGGAACCAAGCCAAGGTCGACCCCGAGGACGAAAAGAAGGACAAGGGCAACGGCCAGACCTCGAGCGGCGTCGAGCTCTCGGCCGACCCGGCCCGCGCGAACGTGAAGAGCACCCCCGAGATGGTGGGTGCGTGGGTGAAGCGGCTGCTCGAGGCTGACAAAAAGGCCGGAAAGCGCCGCGTGAAGCAGTGGCTCCTCGACAACGAGCCGGCCCTCTGGAACAGCACCCACAGGGACGTGCACCCCTGGCCCGTCACCTACGACGAGCTCCTCGAGAAGAGCCTCGCCTACGCGAAGGCCGTTCGCGAGGCCGACCCGGAGGGCGAGATCGCGGGCCCCTCGGCGTGGGGCTGGCCCGAGTATTTCTACTCCGCGAAGGACGCAAAAGAGGGCTTCTTCTGGGCCCCCGATCGCAAGGCCCACGGCGGCGAGCCGCTGCTCGCGTGGTACCTCCGCAAGATGCGCGAGGCCGGCGAGAAGGACAAAAAGCGCTACCTCGACGTGCTCGACGTTCACTTCTACCCGCAAGGCGAGAACATCCAGAACCGCGACATGTCCGGCGGCGAGGACCCGTTCACCGTGCAGAAGCGCTTCCGCGCGACGCGCGCCCTCTGGGACAAGAGCTACGTCGACGAGTCGTACATCAAGGATCGCATCTACCTCATCCCTCGCATGAAGGAGATCATCGCCGAGGCCTACCCCGGCACGAAGCTCCAGGTGGGGGAGTGGAACTTCGGCGCCGAGGGCCACGTCTCGTCGGCGCTGGCGATCGCCGAGACGTTCGGGCGCTTCGCCGAGTTCGGCGTCGACTCGGCGTTCTACTGGCAAGCGCCCAAGAAAGAGCAGCCCGCGTTCCAGGGTTTTTTGGCGTACCGAAACTACGACGGCAAGGGCGCGCGCTTCTTGGACGAGCTCGTGAAGAGCGAGTCGTTCCACGGGACGAGCCTCTTCGTCTCGCGCGATCCGAAGACGAAGGCCATGGTCGCCATCGTGCTCAACTTCGAGGCCGACAAAGAGATCGACGCGACCCTCGAGTGGAGCGGCTGCGGCGGCGCGGCGATCAAGCGCAAGTTCGTCTACGCGGGCAAGGGCGGCTTCACCGAAGAGAAAGCGACGGGCGACGCGACCGCGCTCAAGCTCCCGCCCTATTCGATCACGGTGCTCGAGCTCGGGGGGTCGTAA
- a CDS encoding alpha/beta hydrolase, whose amino-acid sequence MHTPAMGRATLSVKRYGAGPKLFLVHGLMTSSYSFRYLFERLGGAYELLVPDLPGAGRSEPLDPDVPLAPEHLADVLAAAMRALGAEGAPVLGNSMGGYLAMWMALRHPEVAGRVLDLHSPGVVTPRMVALDGAFRLPFSPAALDVLVSRNPREWVFRNVHYYDETLKSREEIEEYARPLGTKEGRRAFARYLGDTLSVRGMRAFAAELSRRTFPVPLALVYARRDPMVPPAVGPRLHAMAKGSTLHWLEQGSHFAHVDAPETFLEVARPFLAGR is encoded by the coding sequence GTGCACACGCCCGCGATGGGCCGTGCCACGCTCTCCGTGAAGCGCTACGGCGCAGGCCCGAAGCTCTTCTTGGTGCACGGGCTCATGACGTCGAGCTACTCGTTCCGGTACCTCTTCGAGCGGCTCGGCGGCGCGTACGAGCTCTTGGTCCCCGACCTCCCGGGGGCCGGCCGGAGCGAGCCGCTCGACCCCGACGTGCCCCTCGCGCCCGAGCACCTCGCCGACGTGCTCGCCGCCGCCATGCGCGCGCTCGGCGCCGAGGGGGCGCCCGTGCTCGGCAACTCCATGGGCGGCTATCTCGCGATGTGGATGGCGCTCCGTCACCCCGAGGTCGCGGGCCGGGTGCTCGACCTGCACTCTCCGGGGGTCGTCACCCCGCGCATGGTGGCGTTGGATGGGGCGTTTCGGCTGCCTTTTTCGCCGGCCGCGCTCGACGTGCTCGTGTCGCGGAACCCGCGCGAGTGGGTCTTCCGGAACGTCCACTACTACGACGAGACCTTGAAATCGCGCGAAGAGATCGAGGAGTACGCGCGGCCGCTCGGCACGAAGGAGGGGCGTCGCGCCTTCGCCCGGTACCTCGGCGACACCCTCTCGGTGCGGGGCATGCGCGCGTTCGCGGCCGAGCTCTCGCGGCGCACGTTCCCCGTGCCGCTCGCGCTCGTCTATGCACGGAGGGACCCGATGGTGCCCCCCGCCGTCGGCCCGCGCCTCCACGCCATGGCCAAGGGCTCGACGCTCCACTGGCTCGAACAGGGATCCCACTTCGCCCACGTCGACGCGCCCGAGACCTTCCTCGAGGTCGCGAGGCCCTTCCTCGCGGGCCGCTGA
- a CDS encoding serine hydroxymethyltransferase, whose translation MSDRDPSLSARDPEMARLIADENRREHESLRLIASENYASRAVIEATGSVLTNKYSEGYAKKRYYEGQEVIDQVEELAISRLKELFGRTAHGDVSDIHVNVQPYSGSPANLAVYLAFAKPGDTIMGLALPAGGHLTHGHTVSITGKFFKSVPYGVKKDDHRIDMDEVRALAKEHRPKILWAGTTAYPRTLDWQAFRAIADEVGAILACDIAHISGLVAAGVHPSPIGIADVVTSTTHKTFRGPRGGMIFCKKAHADAIDKAVFPGLQGGPHNSATAGIAVAAKEALDPSFVDYAKAVVANAKHLAGRLVERGFGVTTGGTDNHLMLVDMTSKGTTGKVASKALDKAGIVLNYNAVPFDPRKPFDPSGIRLGTPAVTSRGMGTSEMDKLAAWMDEVAKAPGDEALLARVAGEVRELCGGFPAPGIRLS comes from the coding sequence ATGAGCGACCGCGACCCCTCCCTCTCCGCCCGCGACCCGGAAATGGCTCGGCTCATCGCCGACGAGAACCGCCGCGAGCACGAGAGCCTGCGGCTCATCGCGAGCGAGAACTACGCCTCGCGCGCCGTCATCGAGGCGACCGGCTCGGTGCTCACGAACAAGTACTCCGAGGGGTACGCGAAGAAGCGCTACTACGAAGGCCAAGAGGTCATCGACCAGGTCGAGGAGCTCGCGATCTCCCGCCTGAAAGAGCTCTTCGGGCGCACCGCCCACGGCGACGTGTCCGACATCCACGTGAACGTGCAGCCCTACTCGGGGAGCCCGGCGAACCTCGCCGTGTACCTCGCGTTCGCCAAGCCCGGCGACACCATCATGGGCCTCGCCCTCCCCGCCGGCGGGCACCTCACCCACGGCCACACGGTCAGCATCACCGGCAAGTTCTTCAAGAGCGTGCCCTACGGCGTCAAAAAAGACGACCACCGCATCGACATGGACGAGGTCCGCGCCCTCGCCAAAGAGCACCGCCCGAAGATCCTCTGGGCGGGCACCACGGCGTACCCACGCACCCTCGACTGGCAGGCGTTCCGCGCCATCGCCGACGAGGTCGGGGCCATCTTGGCGTGCGACATCGCGCACATCTCCGGGCTCGTGGCCGCGGGCGTGCACCCCTCGCCCATCGGCATCGCCGACGTGGTCACCTCCACCACCCACAAGACGTTCCGCGGCCCGCGCGGCGGCATGATCTTCTGCAAAAAAGCCCACGCCGACGCGATCGACAAGGCCGTGTTCCCCGGGCTCCAGGGCGGCCCGCACAACTCCGCCACGGCCGGCATCGCCGTCGCCGCCAAAGAGGCCCTCGACCCGTCCTTCGTCGACTACGCGAAGGCCGTCGTCGCCAACGCGAAGCACCTCGCCGGGCGCCTCGTCGAGCGCGGCTTCGGCGTCACCACCGGCGGCACCGACAACCACCTCATGCTCGTCGACATGACGTCGAAGGGCACCACCGGCAAGGTCGCGTCGAAGGCGCTCGACAAGGCCGGCATCGTCCTCAACTACAACGCGGTCCCGTTCGACCCTCGGAAGCCCTTCGATCCGTCGGGCATTCGCCTCGGCACGCCCGCGGTCACCTCGCGCGGCATGGGCACCTCCGAGATGGACAAGCTCGCCGCCTGGATGGACGAGGTCGCCAAGGCCCCGGGCGACGAGGCCCTGCTCGCGCGGGTCGCGGGCGAGGTCCGTGAGCTCTGCGGCGGCTTCCCCGCCCCCGGGATCCGCCTCTCATGA
- a CDS encoding DEAD/DEAH box helicase, with the protein MTFRPRRRPQGGSPRTSAPAQRAHLPNLPKLPERPVLPRLAPATADELAVVAASPFSALGLSVDLVRALLAEGYTQPTPIQEAVVRPALEGRDLLACAQTGTGKTAAFVLPLLQKHAALPKTGKVRVLVLTPTRELAAQIGERIEAYGRNLGLRHVVIYGGVSQLRQEVALAEQPDILVATPGRLLDLVAQGKLTLSGVNDYVLDEADRMLDMGFVHDVRRVNSLLPKERRTLFFSATFPGAIEDLARTMLRDPFRVSIAPKVTTAEGVDQQVVFVHRDDKRVLLERLLGASDVSRAIVFTRTKHGANRLSEQLDKAGIGAMAIHGNKSQGARERALEGFRAGTTRVLVATDLAARGIDVDGVSHVINFDLPNVPESYVHRIGRTGRAGATGRAISFCDGEERPLLADIEKLIKRRISELRVELPARTASAEPPRPPRQESRGGGSGGRGGGGGGFGGRGPGGGQGGGGGRPRQGGGGPSGPRVGPPRGR; encoded by the coding sequence ATGACGTTTCGTCCTCGCCGGCGCCCCCAAGGTGGCTCGCCGCGAACCTCGGCCCCCGCGCAACGCGCCCACCTGCCGAACCTCCCCAAGCTGCCCGAGCGCCCCGTGCTCCCGAGGCTCGCGCCGGCCACGGCCGACGAGCTCGCCGTCGTCGCGGCCTCGCCCTTCAGCGCCCTCGGGCTCTCCGTCGACCTCGTGCGGGCCTTGCTCGCCGAGGGCTACACGCAGCCCACGCCCATCCAAGAGGCCGTCGTGCGGCCCGCGCTCGAGGGACGCGACCTCCTCGCGTGCGCGCAGACCGGCACCGGGAAGACGGCCGCGTTCGTCCTCCCGCTCCTCCAGAAACATGCCGCGCTCCCCAAGACCGGCAAGGTCCGCGTGCTCGTCCTGACGCCCACGCGCGAGCTCGCGGCGCAGATCGGCGAGCGCATCGAGGCCTACGGTCGGAACCTCGGCCTCCGCCACGTGGTCATCTACGGCGGCGTGAGCCAGCTCCGGCAAGAGGTCGCGCTCGCGGAGCAGCCCGACATCCTCGTCGCCACCCCCGGGCGGCTCCTCGACCTCGTCGCGCAGGGCAAGCTCACGCTCTCCGGCGTGAACGACTACGTGCTCGACGAGGCCGATCGCATGCTCGACATGGGCTTCGTGCACGACGTCCGCCGCGTGAACTCCCTCCTCCCGAAGGAGCGCCGCACGCTCTTCTTCTCGGCGACGTTCCCGGGCGCCATCGAGGACCTCGCGCGCACCATGTTGCGGGATCCGTTCCGTGTCTCGATCGCCCCGAAGGTCACCACGGCCGAGGGCGTCGATCAGCAGGTCGTCTTCGTGCACCGGGACGACAAACGTGTGCTCCTCGAGCGCCTCCTCGGCGCGTCCGACGTGTCCCGCGCGATCGTGTTCACGCGCACGAAGCACGGCGCCAACAGGCTCTCCGAGCAGCTCGACAAGGCCGGCATCGGCGCCATGGCGATCCACGGAAACAAGTCCCAGGGCGCTCGCGAGCGCGCCCTCGAGGGCTTCCGTGCCGGCACGACCCGCGTGCTCGTCGCGACCGACCTCGCCGCCCGCGGCATCGACGTCGACGGCGTCTCGCACGTCATCAACTTCGACCTCCCCAACGTGCCCGAGAGCTACGTGCACCGCATCGGCCGGACCGGCCGCGCGGGCGCCACGGGCCGCGCCATCTCGTTCTGCGACGGCGAAGAGCGCCCGCTGCTCGCCGACATCGAGAAGCTCATCAAGCGCCGCATCTCGGAGCTCCGCGTCGAGCTCCCGGCGCGCACGGCCTCGGCCGAGCCCCCTCGTCCTCCGCGCCAAGAGTCGCGGGGCGGCGGCTCGGGTGGCCGTGGCGGCGGCGGTGGCGGCTTCGGTGGCCGCGGGCCGGGCGGCGGTCAAGGTGGCGGCGGCGGTCGGCCTCGCCAGGGTGGCGGTGGCCCGTCGGGGCCGCGCGTCGGACCTCCTCGCGGAAGGTAG